A section of the Peptoanaerobacter stomatis genome encodes:
- a CDS encoding ABC transporter permease: protein MENIQNKKMNIEKQLEILEANQKKETPMGFAVILREFKKDRLATVSFCIVVLLIAFVFIASMFINMKELGRVDILRKYDVPSFNNFWDILGRDAGGRSIIGLLIVGARNSLIVGFSITILTSTIGLFTGLCMGYYGGRVDSVLMRIVDFIGILPTMLIIIAFVSIIPTYNLFSFIFIMTAFYWTGTARLVRSKALSEARRDYVSASKTMGTSDLEIMFKEILPNISSIIIVDATLALAGNVGIETSLSFLGFGLPASTPSLGTLIAYASKPEIIQYKLYVWLPAAILLLVIMLCINYIGQALRRASDAKQRLG from the coding sequence GCAAATCAAAAAAAAGAAACCCCTATGGGATTTGCTGTAATACTCAGGGAGTTTAAAAAAGATAGACTTGCAACAGTATCTTTTTGTATAGTCGTGTTGCTCATAGCTTTTGTATTTATAGCTTCAATGTTTATAAATATGAAAGAGCTTGGAAGAGTAGATATATTAAGAAAATATGATGTTCCATCGTTTAACAATTTTTGGGACATATTAGGTAGGGATGCCGGCGGTAGAAGTATAATAGGATTGCTGATAGTCGGAGCGAGAAATTCTTTGATTGTAGGTTTTTCTATAACTATACTTACATCAACAATAGGGCTCTTTACAGGGCTTTGTATGGGATATTACGGTGGAAGAGTTGACTCTGTTTTGATGAGAATAGTAGATTTTATAGGTATATTACCTACAATGCTTATAATAATAGCATTTGTATCAATAATACCGACTTATAACTTGTTTTCATTTATATTTATTATGACAGCATTTTATTGGACAGGAACAGCAAGATTGGTGCGTTCAAAAGCACTTTCTGAAGCAAGAAGAGATTATGTAAGTGCTTCTAAGACTATGGGAACAAGCGATTTGGAAATAATGTTTAAAGAAATATTACCTAACATATCATCAATAATAATAGTAGATGCAACATTGGCATTAGCAGGAAATGTAGGAATAGAAACATCACTTAGTTTTTTAGGATTCGGTTTGCCGGCTTCTACACCTTCGTTAGGTACTCTCATAGCATATGCTTCAAAGCCTGAAATCATACAATATAAATTGTATGTTTGGCTACCTGCGGCTATATTATTGCTTGTGATAATGCTTTGCATAAATTATATAGGACAGGCATTAAGACGTGCATCAGATGCAAAACAGAGATTGGGTTAA
- a CDS encoding ABC transporter permease has product MGNALFITSVEQGLIFAVLAMGVYISYKVLDIADLSVEGSFPLGAFTFAILATKMINPAISMTVAFIAGMLAGLLTAILFIKLKITPLLSGILTLNILYSLNLAIGLGNSNIPLFQVPIIFKESKTVNILILLAFVVLIKIILDLFFKTEIGYLVIATGDNETLVRALGQNSDKYKILGLMLSNGLVSLSGALMAQSQKFADSNMGTGIIVYALASIIIGDTIMKSNQKLKGTLRAICGAMIYKFIWGLALDRGLPSNYLKAVTSLIVIIFIAYNNMEIGRKMFKKNRK; this is encoded by the coding sequence ATGGGAAATGCACTTTTTATAACATCGGTTGAGCAGGGACTTATATTTGCTGTGCTTGCAATGGGAGTATATATATCATATAAGGTACTTGATATAGCAGATTTGTCTGTAGAAGGTTCTTTTCCATTAGGAGCATTTACATTTGCAATTTTGGCAACAAAAATGATAAATCCTGCTATATCAATGACGGTAGCATTTATAGCAGGAATGCTCGCAGGTTTACTTACGGCAATATTATTTATAAAGTTAAAAATAACACCGTTATTATCAGGAATACTTACACTTAACATATTATATTCACTAAATCTTGCAATAGGTCTTGGAAATTCAAACATACCACTTTTTCAGGTACCTATAATATTTAAAGAATCAAAAACAGTTAATATATTGATATTGTTAGCTTTTGTAGTATTGATAAAAATTATTTTAGATTTGTTTTTTAAAACGGAGATAGGATATCTTGTAATAGCTACAGGAGATAATGAAACTCTTGTAAGGGCACTTGGACAAAACTCGGACAAATATAAAATTCTCGGATTGATGTTGTCAAACGGATTGGTATCACTTTCAGGAGCGTTAATGGCACAGAGTCAAAAATTTGCAGACTCCAATATGGGTACAGGAATAATAGTATATGCCTTGGCATCCATAATAATAGGAGATACAATAATGAAAAGCAATCAAAAATTAAAAGGAACATTAAGAGCTATATGTGGAGCTATGATTTATAAATTTATATGGGGATTAGCTTTGGACAGAGGATTGCCTTCGAATTATTTAAAAGCTGTCACATCACTGATAGTTATAATATTTATAGCATATAATAATATGGAAATAGGAAGAAAAATGTTCAAGAAAAACAGAAAATAA
- a CDS encoding sulfite exporter TauE/SafE family protein codes for MVATHLLAILCFLTFLAGFIDSIAGGGGLISLPAYLFIGLPIHNAMACNKFSAGVGTTFSTFRFFKNKVLDWKVALVSAISSFTGSSMGTNLALLIDEKLLNKIFVCVLPLVAVFILLKRDFGDENNSDSIPKIKAYILAFVIGIIIGFYDGLIGPGTGTFAIIAYCLIMKYDLRTASGNAKMLNFASNCASLIAFIYSGKILYAIAIPAAISGIVGNYMGAGFAIKKGAKFIRPMMIVVIVLLFAKMFLDVFGKMF; via the coding sequence ATGGTTGCAACTCATTTACTTGCTATATTGTGTTTTTTGACGTTTCTTGCAGGATTTATAGATTCTATTGCAGGAGGTGGAGGTCTTATATCTCTGCCGGCATATTTATTCATAGGCTTACCAATACATAATGCGATGGCGTGCAATAAATTTTCTGCAGGTGTCGGTACTACTTTTTCTACATTCAGATTTTTTAAAAATAAGGTACTCGACTGGAAAGTGGCATTGGTATCAGCTATAAGCTCGTTTACCGGATCATCTATGGGTACGAATTTGGCTTTATTGATAGACGAAAAATTGTTGAATAAAATATTTGTGTGTGTTTTGCCTTTAGTTGCCGTATTTATATTATTAAAAAGAGATTTTGGAGATGAAAATAACTCTGATTCAATACCCAAAATAAAAGCTTACATATTAGCATTTGTAATAGGGATTATAATAGGATTTTATGATGGACTTATCGGTCCGGGGACAGGGACATTTGCAATAATAGCGTATTGCTTGATTATGAAGTATGATTTAAGAACAGCGTCCGGTAATGCAAAAATGCTTAACTTTGCATCTAATTGTGCCTCTCTCATAGCTTTTATATACTCTGGTAAAATATTATATGCCATAGCAATTCCGGCTGCAATATCAGGGATAGTAGGTAATTATATGGGAGCAGGTTTTGCAATAAAAAAAGGAGCAAAATTTATAAGACCTATGATGATAGTTGTAATAGTATTACTGTTTGCCAAGATGTTTTTAGATGTTTTTGGGAAGATGTTTTAG
- a CDS encoding diguanylate cyclase domain-containing protein — protein MQGVLEFIIKIGFIVSIMLLSGSINNRIKNRTLNSIVQGIVFGIVVIVDMSVPFVVMRSESSFDVREVLINISGIFYGPLGGGITSLVAFVFRAYRHTNGTIPALVDIVLTYIFTVIAYKKIEGKKISPRDIFILSFLTNFVSIIAILINSHNRNVDSIPLYIAIMIIYPIATVISAELIKTINLKNHLMKELIDSEEKLQSQNKQLQGTVLEIRNKEYLLKKSEEMFKNIFLNSSDASFVLDKAVIIQANRESLYLLNYDNKKELIGKSVLDFFYDNQKEEFLQILEEVLNEKDIKKCELLMKDKNNIDIDVEVTISKVNFSNKDFAYMSFRDIRLRKSKEEELVKKSQVDILTGVYNRVYLNEYVINLKPEQYPIGIIVADLNGLKLINDFFGHSRGDTALADTASVLAKMTPENGFVVRMGGDEFTVIFNNTSKEEIKSFVENTLNEFKNKKVFYGELSVSMGAAISYNENEDIVKTMNLADKEMYEIKILESQKFKERFLEIIYNISLDNNRFKKTYKNCIEECCRKLAYAIDLDETTMENLMLLTKYYDVGDIYLESKSFEVSAFENTYNLTKQISKTMDISLAILYFMENWNGSGKYRIKGEDIPLISRILRIVNDYYYELDIAHKDNKILSDTDENDVAVEKLQRKKAEFYDPYLLDIFMNLEKDSE, from the coding sequence ATGCAAGGAGTATTGGAGTTTATCATAAAAATAGGTTTTATAGTATCTATTATGTTATTATCAGGATCAATAAACAATCGTATAAAAAATAGAACATTAAATTCAATAGTCCAGGGAATAGTGTTTGGAATAGTTGTTATCGTGGATATGTCCGTACCTTTTGTTGTGATGAGAAGCGAAAGTAGTTTTGATGTGAGAGAAGTCTTGATAAATATTTCCGGTATATTCTATGGTCCACTTGGTGGAGGAATAACTTCGCTTGTTGCATTTGTTTTTAGAGCGTATAGACACACTAACGGAACTATACCTGCACTTGTAGATATTGTTTTGACATATATATTTACTGTGATTGCTTATAAGAAAATTGAAGGTAAAAAAATTTCTCCAAGAGATATATTTATATTATCATTTTTAACCAATTTTGTAAGTATAATTGCTATACTTATAAATTCACATAATCGAAATGTGGATAGTATACCGCTTTATATAGCTATAATGATAATATATCCTATTGCGACGGTAATATCTGCGGAGCTTATAAAAACCATCAATCTAAAAAATCACCTTATGAAAGAGCTTATAGATAGTGAAGAAAAGTTGCAATCACAAAATAAACAGTTGCAAGGAACCGTTTTAGAAATCAGAAATAAGGAATATCTCTTGAAAAAGAGCGAGGAAATGTTTAAAAATATATTTTTAAATTCTTCAGACGCCTCTTTTGTTTTGGATAAAGCTGTAATAATTCAGGCAAATAGAGAGAGCTTATATCTTTTGAATTATGATAACAAAAAAGAACTTATAGGCAAATCCGTACTTGATTTTTTTTATGACAATCAAAAAGAAGAGTTCTTACAAATATTAGAAGAAGTGTTAAACGAAAAAGACATAAAAAAATGTGAGCTTTTGATGAAGGATAAGAACAATATCGATATTGATGTCGAGGTTACTATAAGCAAGGTAAATTTTTCTAATAAAGATTTTGCCTATATGTCTTTTAGAGATATAAGACTTAGAAAGTCTAAAGAAGAAGAGCTTGTCAAAAAATCTCAGGTGGATATACTTACAGGTGTTTATAATAGAGTATATCTTAATGAATATGTTATAAACCTTAAACCTGAGCAATATCCGATAGGAATTATTGTAGCAGATTTAAACGGACTTAAACTGATAAATGATTTTTTTGGGCATAGCAGAGGAGATACAGCTTTGGCTGATACGGCATCTGTATTGGCAAAAATGACACCTGAAAACGGATTTGTAGTGAGAATGGGTGGAGATGAATTTACAGTTATTTTTAATAATACATCGAAAGAAGAGATTAAATCATTTGTAGAAAATACGCTAAATGAATTTAAAAATAAAAAAGTTTTTTATGGTGAATTATCTGTATCTATGGGAGCAGCTATCTCTTATAATGAAAACGAAGATATTGTAAAAACAATGAATTTAGCAGATAAAGAGATGTATGAGATAAAAATACTTGAAAGTCAAAAATTTAAAGAGAGATTTTTGGAAATAATTTACAACATATCTCTTGATAATAACAGATTTAAGAAAACTTATAAAAATTGCATAGAAGAATGTTGCAGAAAACTGGCATATGCAATTGATCTTGATGAAACAACTATGGAAAATCTGATGTTGTTGACAAAATATTATGATGTAGGAGATATTTATTTAGAAAGTAAATCATTTGAAGTAAGTGCTTTTGAAAACACATACAATCTTACTAAACAAATATCAAAGACAATGGATATATCACTTGCGATATTATATTTTATGGAAAATTGGAACGGTAGCGGAAAATATCGTATAAAAGGGGAAGATATACCTCTTATATCAAGAATACTTCGCATAGTTAACGACTATTATTATGAACTGGATATTGCACATAAAGATAATAAGATATTGTCAGATACTGATGAGAATGATGTTGCCGTTGAAAAATTGCAACGAAAAAAAGCCGAGTTTTATGATCCGTATTTATTGGACATTTTTATGAATTTAGAAAAAGATTCCGAATAA
- a CDS encoding ABC transporter substrate-binding protein: MKKLMSMILISSLLLTVGCSSSDNSEKKEGDVKKYKIGITQLIEHPALDDARKGFEEELKAKGIDAEIIYKNAQGDVATATTIAQGFTDEKVDLIYSISTTSTQAAKQVTNDIPIVFSAVTDPVKSELEGENITGVSDKTPIKEQLELFNKLQDGIKKIGIIYSTSETNSQIQVADAKETSKEIGLEIVDIGINNINDMPQAIDALIGKCDGVYVITDNLVAKSLDLLTSKVNASKKVLIMSYVDSSASAKNVLLANGVSYVDFGKQAGDMAAKILLEGVKPSSIPVEYADRTYNTVSMKIVKDLGLDENNPIIKEAQKIE; the protein is encoded by the coding sequence ATGAAAAAATTAATGTCTATGATACTTATATCATCTTTATTATTGACAGTAGGGTGTTCTTCATCAGATAATTCAGAAAAAAAAGAAGGGGATGTTAAGAAATATAAGATAGGTATAACACAACTTATAGAACATCCAGCGCTTGATGATGCACGAAAGGGTTTTGAGGAAGAATTGAAAGCAAAAGGTATAGATGCTGAAATAATATATAAAAATGCTCAAGGCGATGTAGCAACTGCTACAACAATAGCACAAGGCTTTACAGATGAAAAAGTAGATTTGATATACTCTATATCTACAACATCTACACAGGCGGCAAAACAAGTTACAAATGATATACCGATAGTGTTCTCTGCGGTTACAGATCCTGTAAAATCAGAGCTTGAAGGCGAAAATATAACAGGAGTATCAGATAAAACACCTATTAAAGAACAGTTGGAATTATTCAATAAATTACAAGATGGAATTAAAAAAATTGGAATAATATATTCAACAAGTGAAACAAATTCACAAATACAAGTTGCAGATGCAAAAGAAACGTCTAAAGAAATCGGTTTGGAAATAGTGGATATTGGAATCAACAATATCAATGATATGCCACAGGCAATAGATGCTTTAATAGGAAAATGTGACGGAGTATATGTAATTACAGATAATTTAGTAGCAAAATCACTTGATTTGTTAACATCTAAAGTAAATGCTTCAAAAAAAGTGTTGATTATGTCTTATGTGGACAGTTCAGCTTCAGCCAAAAACGTATTGTTAGCAAATGGTGTGTCATATGTGGATTTTGGAAAACAAGCCGGAGATATGGCTGCAAAAATATTATTAGAAGGTGTAAAACCTTCAAGTATACCTGTAGAGTATGCAGATAGAACATACAATACAGTCAGTATGAAAATAGTAAAAGACTTGGGATTAGATGAAAACAATCCTATTATAAAAGAGGCTCAAAAAATAGAATAG
- a CDS encoding oligopeptide ABC transporter substrate-binding protein: MKKKWFKGVATAIALTMTLTACGSPSATPDKKEETAKSTSSIEEKYPGLIENEGEAVDGGTLKVGLVSDSPFKGIFNGYLYTDNSDNVIMKYTMNGAFPIDADFKLIADSDETPIKLSIDKEAKTVNYTINPKFKWSNGDPVTTADIVKSYEIVANQQYILTAKSARYDSDMKVIEGIEDYNEGKADKISGLEVIDDANMKIHIKQLTPNMLWGGGFVSEFVNAKQYEGIAMDKVTESDALRKNPLSYGPYVIKDIIQGEKVIFEANPYYYKGEPKVKKVEIEIVPPSQQVAAMQAGKYDILFNAQADVFPQLEELDNIKIATRMDLYMSYLGFKQGKWDSANNKVIVDPNAKMNDVNLKKAMAYAIDNNALGEKFYNGLRFNAVSPIPPVFSTLHDPQMTGYEYDLEKAKSLLEEAGYKDVNGDGVREGKDGKEFKINFAMMSGSEIQEPLSQYYMQQWKEIGLDVELVDGRLLDFNIFYDRLTADDPGIDAFIAAFGLASDPNPSGLYSSEAPFNLSRYTSQTLDDALKALGTEEAMDPEKMPALYHNFEKVFFDEAPSIPQANRVEFLPVNKRVKMYTFSHDDTSGFDWSKVELTAAEPIAAK; the protein is encoded by the coding sequence ATGAAGAAAAAATGGTTCAAAGGCGTAGCAACAGCTATTGCTTTAACTATGACATTGACAGCTTGCGGTAGCCCGAGCGCTACACCTGACAAAAAAGAAGAAACTGCGAAATCAACTTCTTCGATAGAAGAAAAATATCCGGGACTTATTGAAAATGAAGGAGAGGCAGTAGACGGAGGTACATTAAAAGTAGGTCTTGTATCGGACTCACCTTTTAAAGGCATATTTAATGGATACTTATATACTGATAATAGTGATAATGTTATTATGAAGTATACTATGAATGGGGCTTTTCCTATAGATGCTGATTTCAAGCTTATAGCTGATAGTGATGAAACTCCTATAAAATTAAGCATAGATAAAGAAGCTAAAACAGTAAACTACACTATAAATCCTAAGTTCAAGTGGTCAAACGGAGATCCTGTTACAACAGCGGATATAGTAAAATCTTATGAAATAGTAGCAAACCAACAATATATATTGACTGCTAAATCTGCAAGATATGATTCAGACATGAAGGTTATTGAAGGAATAGAAGATTATAACGAAGGAAAAGCTGATAAGATATCAGGACTTGAAGTTATAGACGATGCAAATATGAAGATACACATTAAACAGCTTACACCTAATATGTTATGGGGTGGAGGATTTGTATCAGAGTTTGTAAATGCAAAACAATATGAAGGCATAGCAATGGATAAAGTCACAGAATCAGATGCACTTAGAAAAAATCCTTTATCTTATGGACCATATGTTATAAAAGATATAATTCAAGGTGAAAAAGTTATATTTGAAGCAAACCCTTATTATTATAAAGGCGAGCCGAAAGTTAAAAAAGTTGAGATAGAAATAGTACCTCCATCTCAACAAGTAGCTGCAATGCAAGCGGGTAAATATGATATTTTATTTAACGCACAGGCAGATGTGTTCCCTCAATTAGAAGAACTTGACAATATCAAAATAGCTACAAGAATGGATTTGTATATGTCATATCTTGGATTTAAACAAGGAAAATGGGATTCAGCAAACAATAAAGTTATAGTAGATCCTAATGCTAAGATGAATGATGTAAATCTTAAAAAAGCAATGGCTTATGCAATAGATAACAATGCTTTGGGAGAAAAATTCTATAATGGCTTGAGATTCAATGCAGTAAGCCCTATACCTCCTGTATTTTCAACTCTACACGATCCTCAGATGACAGGATATGAATATGATTTGGAAAAAGCTAAATCATTACTTGAAGAAGCAGGATATAAAGATGTAAATGGTGACGGTGTAAGAGAAGGAAAAGACGGAAAAGAATTTAAAATAAACTTTGCAATGATGAGCGGTTCAGAAATACAAGAGCCGTTATCACAATACTATATGCAACAATGGAAAGAAATAGGATTAGATGTAGAATTGGTAGATGGAAGATTATTAGATTTTAATATATTCTATGACAGATTGACAGCAGATGATCCTGGAATTGATGCGTTTATTGCAGCATTCGGCTTGGCATCAGATCCTAATCCTTCAGGACTTTACAGTTCAGAAGCTCCATTTAATCTATCAAGATATACATCACAAACTTTAGATGATGCATTAAAAGCATTAGGAACAGAAGAGGCTATGGATCCTGAAAAAATGCCTGCACTTTATCATAATTTTGAAAAAGTGTTCTTTGACGAAGCGCCATCTATACCACAGGCTAACAGAGTTGAATTCTTACCTGTAAATAAGAGAGTTAAGATGTATACATTTAGTCATGATGACACAAGTGGTTTTGATTGGTCTAAGGTAGAGCTTACAGCGGCTGAGCCTATAGCAGCAAAATAA